A DNA window from Primulina tabacum isolate GXHZ01 chromosome 12, ASM2559414v2, whole genome shotgun sequence contains the following coding sequences:
- the LOC142520374 gene encoding uncharacterized protein LOC142520374 has protein sequence MLEKTFSTFHASNVLLQQQYRERGFQRYSELISCLLVAEQNNELLMKNHQMRPTGSTPFPEANGTAFPEEYEIAFPEANANSTQNHNNGRGRGRGRGRGRGRGQRRYYQQQNGKKHKTSHRQWNSNNEEAKEKSSKVYEEKCYRCGMEGHWSPTCRTAKHLVDLYQKSIKENGKIEINFVDNDDPIDITHLDVSDFFANPDGI, from the coding sequence ATGTTAGAAAAAACATTCTCCACTTTCCATGCATCAAACGTGCTCCTGCAGCAGCAATATCGTGAACGTGGATTTCAAAGGTACTCTGAACTCATCTCATGCTTACTAGTTGCTGAACAAAACAATGAGCTGCTCATGAAAAATCACCAAATGCGCCCAACTGGATCCACACCATTTCCTGAAGCAAATGGAACTGCATTTCCTGAAGAATATGAAATTGCATTTCCTGAAGCGAATGCTAATtccactcaaaatcataacaatggacgtggacgtggacgtggacgtgggcGTGGGCGTGGGCGTGGCCAAAGAAGATACTATCAGCAACAAAATGGAAAGAAACATAAAACAAGCCACCGGCAGTGGAATTCCAATAATGAAGAAGCAAAGGAGAAGAGTTCCAAAGTATATGAAGAAAAATGTTATAGATGTGGAATGGAAGGGCATTGGTCTCCTACCTGTCGTACGGCAAAACATCTTGTGGATCTATACCAAAAATCAATCAAGGAAAATGGAAAAATAGAGATAAATTTTGTGGACAATGATGATCCAATTGATATAACTCACTTGGACGTCTCTGATTTCTTTGCTAATCCAGATGGAATATAG
- the LOC142520659 gene encoding protein TIFY 6B isoform X1: MERNFMGLAVKSETTGEIDDSAPVRSLAMQWSFSNKVSPLPQLLSFQDVHEEKPKTGFDSLASAGLVSITTAEAFDSDHNPYSGVMQKNVIPEKQAGPWYRMTTYPAKHLDSRTIHRSILNQENVTVSPAGLHLIGSASPQPLARISTAHPIQVIPSSIPVVGTTDLRNIPKISTAPAQLTIFYAGSVCVYDNISPQKAQAIMLLAGNGPPMPSSTTLPVTPIQASMTQSSVFDGFVVSQPYGSTPYHSGPIPITALSISHSAGGSAMNRTTVNPGVTLPSSNKIGPVKVLNSLGSDPASATLLSSTVPQFRRKSLARFLEKRKERVIAQAPYSDNQSSDRDIPEAGNTSISVSSRVSCSAPANC; the protein is encoded by the exons ATGGAGAGAAATTTCATGGGATTGGCGGTGAAGAGCGAAACTACCGGCGAAATCGACGACTCTG CTCCGGTGAGAAGTTTAGCAATGCAGTGGTCATTCTCAAACAAGGTTTCCCCTCTTCCTCAGCTCTTATCTTTTCAGGATGTTCATGAAGAAAAACCCAAGACTGGTTTTGATTCCCTGGCATCGGCTGGATTGGTGTCCATAACAACTGCTGAAGCTTTTGACTCCGATCACAATCCGTACTCTGGTGTCATGCAG AAAAATGTCATTCCTGAAAAGCAAGCGGGACCTTGGTACAGGATGACTACATATCCTGCAAAGCACCTTGACTCACGTACTATCCATCGATCTATTCTTAATCAAGAAAATGTGACAGTTTCACCTGCCGGACTGCACCTGATAGGCTCGGCAAGCCCACAGCCTCTTGCAAGAATTTCAACGGCTCATCCCATCCAAGTTATTCCTTCTAGCATCCCTGTCGTGGGAACCACAGATTTAAG AAATATTCCTAAGATCTCAACCGCTCCTGCTCAGTTGACCATATTCTACGCCGGTTCAGTGTGTGTATATGACAATATATCTCCCCAAAAG GCTCAAGCGATCATGCTATTGGCTGGAAACGGGCCTCCCATGCCTTCAAGCACAACTCTTCCGGTAACTCCAATTCAAGCATCCATGACTCAGTCTTCTGTTTTTGATGGATTTGTTGTGAGCCAACCATATGGCTCAACACCCTACCATTCAGGGCCCATACCCATAACAGCTCTTAGCATTTCTCACTCTGCTGGTGGGTCAGCTATGAACAGGACCACTGTAAATCCAGGAGTTACCTTACCTTCTTCCAATAAAATAGGTCCTGTGAAAGTTCTCAACTCGTTAGGATCTGATCCTGCTAGTGCTACCTTACTTTCAA GCACCGTGCCTCAGTTTCGCCGGAAATCTTTGGCTCGGTTTTTAGAGAAACGCAAGGAAAG GGTAATCGCTCAAGCCCCATATTCAGACAACCAATCCTCAGATAGGGACATTCCCGAAGCTGGTAACACAAGCATTTCTGTTAGCTCTAGAGTTTCGTGTTCTGCGCCGGCTAACTGTTGA
- the LOC142520659 gene encoding protein TIFY 6B isoform X2, with translation MQWSFSNKVSPLPQLLSFQDVHEEKPKTGFDSLASAGLVSITTAEAFDSDHNPYSGVMQKNVIPEKQAGPWYRMTTYPAKHLDSRTIHRSILNQENVTVSPAGLHLIGSASPQPLARISTAHPIQVIPSSIPVVGTTDLRNIPKISTAPAQLTIFYAGSVCVYDNISPQKAQAIMLLAGNGPPMPSSTTLPVTPIQASMTQSSVFDGFVVSQPYGSTPYHSGPIPITALSISHSAGGSAMNRTTVNPGVTLPSSNKIGPVKVLNSLGSDPASATLLSSTVPQFRRKSLARFLEKRKERVIAQAPYSDNQSSDRDIPEAGNTSISVSSRVSCSAPANC, from the exons ATGCAGTGGTCATTCTCAAACAAGGTTTCCCCTCTTCCTCAGCTCTTATCTTTTCAGGATGTTCATGAAGAAAAACCCAAGACTGGTTTTGATTCCCTGGCATCGGCTGGATTGGTGTCCATAACAACTGCTGAAGCTTTTGACTCCGATCACAATCCGTACTCTGGTGTCATGCAG AAAAATGTCATTCCTGAAAAGCAAGCGGGACCTTGGTACAGGATGACTACATATCCTGCAAAGCACCTTGACTCACGTACTATCCATCGATCTATTCTTAATCAAGAAAATGTGACAGTTTCACCTGCCGGACTGCACCTGATAGGCTCGGCAAGCCCACAGCCTCTTGCAAGAATTTCAACGGCTCATCCCATCCAAGTTATTCCTTCTAGCATCCCTGTCGTGGGAACCACAGATTTAAG AAATATTCCTAAGATCTCAACCGCTCCTGCTCAGTTGACCATATTCTACGCCGGTTCAGTGTGTGTATATGACAATATATCTCCCCAAAAG GCTCAAGCGATCATGCTATTGGCTGGAAACGGGCCTCCCATGCCTTCAAGCACAACTCTTCCGGTAACTCCAATTCAAGCATCCATGACTCAGTCTTCTGTTTTTGATGGATTTGTTGTGAGCCAACCATATGGCTCAACACCCTACCATTCAGGGCCCATACCCATAACAGCTCTTAGCATTTCTCACTCTGCTGGTGGGTCAGCTATGAACAGGACCACTGTAAATCCAGGAGTTACCTTACCTTCTTCCAATAAAATAGGTCCTGTGAAAGTTCTCAACTCGTTAGGATCTGATCCTGCTAGTGCTACCTTACTTTCAA GCACCGTGCCTCAGTTTCGCCGGAAATCTTTGGCTCGGTTTTTAGAGAAACGCAAGGAAAG GGTAATCGCTCAAGCCCCATATTCAGACAACCAATCCTCAGATAGGGACATTCCCGAAGCTGGTAACACAAGCATTTCTGTTAGCTCTAGAGTTTCGTGTTCTGCGCCGGCTAACTGTTGA
- the LOC142520086 gene encoding MA3 DOMAIN-CONTAINING TRANSLATION REGULATORY FACTOR 1-like isoform X3, whose product MIIDGTGGKGTWSKLLDADGETCIDQKDSNYDSGPEPCELVGSNASHTLDEYKKAVSSIIDDYFTTGDVEVAASDLTELGSSQYHPCFVKHLISMAMDRHTKEKEMASVLLSALYADVINAAQIRQGFFMLLESADDLAIDILDTVEILALFIARALVDDILPLVFITKARKMLSETSMGVEVLQTAEKSYLSAPHYAELVERRWDGSTHITVVEVEKKITKLLRTYAESGDASEASRCIRQLGVPFFHHEVVKRALVFAMEIPTVEPLILKLLKEAANDGLISSNQMVKGFTRVFESLDDLALDIPSAKNFFYPFISQAMSDGWLDTAYLKSLTEDEKKTNKNDEKLRRYKEEIVAIVHEYFLSDDIPELIRSLEDLGMPKHKPIFLKKLVTLALDRRNREKEMASVLLSVLHIEIFSTEDIIDGFIMLLESAEDTAIDILDASNELAFFLARAVIDDVLTPLNLEEIASRLPPNCSGSETVCSARSLIAARHAGERILRCWGGGTGWAVEDAKDKIQKLLEEYESGGVLNEACQCIRDLSMPFFNHEVVKKALVMAMEKQNDRFLDLLQVCSDEGLITITQMTKGFSRMRDGLEDLALDVPNAKDKFGFYVKYAAERGWLMPSFASAEGDAVAFS is encoded by the exons ATGATAATAGATGGCACAGGAGGCAAAGGCACTTGGAGCAAACTGCTTGATGCTGATGGTGAAACTTGTATTGATCAAAAGGATTCAAACTACGACAGTGGCCCT GAACCTTGTGAGTTAGTTGGATCAAATGCCTCTCATACTTTGGATGAATACAAAAAGGCTGTAAGCTCGATCATAGATGATTATTTTACCACTGGTGATGTAGAAGTTGCTGCTTCCGATCTCACAGAACTAGGATCCAGTCAGTACCATCCCTGCTTTGTTAAGCACCTCATTTCCATGGCCATGGACAGGCATACCAAAGAGAAGGAGATGGCTTCGGTTTTGTTGTCAGCTCTGTATGCTGATGTTATAAATGCAGCCCAGATTAGGCAGGGATTCTTCATGTTGCTTGAATCTGCAGATGATTTGGCAATAGATATATTGGATACTGTTGAAATTCTTGCTTTATTTATTGCTCGAGCCTTGGTTGATGATAttctacctcttgttttcataaCCAAGGCCAGAAAAATGCTTTCAGAAACCTCCATGGGAGTTGAGGTGCTGCAAACTGCTGAGAAAAGCTATCTCTCAGCACCCCACTATGCAGAACTTGTAGAAAGACGGTGGGATGGAAGTACACATATTACTGTTGTTGAGGTAGAGAAAAAAATCACTAAGCTTCTAAGAACATATGCGGAGAGTGGAGATGCTTCAGAAGCCTCTCGATGTATTAGACAGTTGGGGGTTCCATTTTTCCATCACGAAGTTGTGAAAAGAGCATTGGTTTTTGCCATGGAGATACCAACAGTAGAACCACTCATCCTGAAGTTGCTAAAGGAAGCTGCAAATGATGGTTTAATAAGTTCAAACCAAATGGTAAAGGGTTTTACTCGAGTATTTGAGAGCCTTGATGATCTTGCCCTTGATATTCCTTCTGCCAAGAATTTCTTCTACCCCTTTATTTCCCAAGCAATGTCTGATGGATGGCTTGACACAGCTTACTTAAAATCTTTGACTGAGGATGAgaagaaaacaaacaaaaatgaTGAAAAATTGAGGCGCTACAAGGAAGAAATTGTCGCTATAGTTCATGAATACTTCCTCTCAGATGATATCCCTGAACTGATTCGAAGCCTGGAAGATCTAGGAATGCCAAAGCATAAACCTATTTTTCTTAAGAAGCTTGTGACTCTAGCACTGGACAGGAGAAACAGAGAGAAAGAAATGGCCTCTGTTTTGCTTTCAGTGCTTCATATAGAGATCTTTTCAACAGAAGACATAATCGATGGTTTTATTATGCTACTGGAATCTGCAGAAGACACAGCAATTGACATTTTAGACGCTTCAAATGAACTTGCCTTTTTCCTAGCAAGAGCTGTTATAGATGATGTCCTCACTCCACTAAACTTGGAAGAGATAGCCAGCAGGCTGCCACCAAATTGTAGTGGCAGTGAAACTGTGTGTTCAGCTCGATCACTCATAGCAGCACGTCACGCTGGGGAGAGGATCTTGAGGTGCTGGGGCGGTGGTACAGGCTGGGCTGTGGAGGATGCGAAAGACAAGATTCAAAAACTTCTCGAGGAATACGAGAGCGGGGGTGTGCTAAATGAGGCCTGCCAATGCATCCGTGATTTGAGCATGCCCTTTTTCAATCATGAGGTGGTGAAGAAAGCTCTGGTTATGGCGATGGAGAAGCAAAATGACAGGTTTCTGGATTTGCTGCAAGTTTGCTCTGACGAAGGGTTGATTACGATCACTCAGATGACGAAAGGTTTCAGCAGGATGAGAGATGGGCTTGAAGATCTGGCTCTTGATGTTCCAAACGCCAAGGATAAGTTTGGTTTTTATGTAAAGTATGCAGCAGAACGAGGTTGGCTCATGCCTTCGTTTGCGTCTGCAGAAGGAGACGCAGTTGCATTTTCTTGA